The Crassostrea angulata isolate pt1a10 chromosome 1, ASM2561291v2, whole genome shotgun sequence nucleotide sequence TTGAGCAACATGACTGTATCATTCTGTGTTGTAATTGTTATAAACGGCCACAACAGTAGAGTTGTTTTGAACCAATAAAactaatcaaaataaacaaatagcaAATCATAAATCAGATCGGTGATCATTGGGGGTAAATGGCTAACTCAGTGGCAAGTTTGTACATTGGGAAATGTATGGTGTGGGGAATAATGGGGTCCAATTAGGCGTCTGCTGAGAAAGAGgcaataaacattttcaaatgtcTCGTCTTCTTTTCGCCATTCTGGTGGGCTACCTGCCACATTTTTCGCATTACAATGAATTAGTTTTCCTAGCAGGTTCTTCAACTTTGAAATACTATATTgttcttaaaacaaaattataatacGATAgttaaaaaactaaatattaataaaaaattattagacGTATTTAATGCTAACATGGACAGCATTGATATGAATTTTAGTAACATTTTAGATTTAGATTATAAAGTAAGTATAAGCAATATTGCATCATTGCAGAATGACTAACATTTTGCAGTTTATCCGAAAATGATTCTATTTATGTCACAATGTAAATTTGCATTCAAACCGAACTAGTAAATCCAAAATATACATTACGACATCAATAATAGGACGTCCTGTgtgtattattttgaatgtgtacatgtacatatcaaataTGTACGAACGAAGCAAAATTTGGCACACTAAACTACTAGTATTTAATTAACAGAAACTGaacacaggtttttttttccagtttCAGAGGTATTTTTGGAGGAGTTTTATATACCTGATGAAGGTCTATCAGAATATCTGGTACAAAACACCCATGCTGGCCACAATGGTTTTTCATTCCCGTCCGATCCGGGCGAAGTGGCTACTGGACTACTGGTTGTAGGGTTCGAATCAGGACTGGAACAAACTGAGAGTTGGGAGTCTGATGGTGAAAGTCTGACAAACGCGGACTCGTGTCTGTTTGATTGAAGATCTAGACTAAGTCCGGATGTGGAAATTGTCCTTGAACCATTTCGCACAGGAGAAAATGCCGATAACCAATGGCGCTTTGGTGGTCCAAATGATGgttttaatatttcatcaatAGAGAAATTTGAACATCTTGGAGCAATTTGTTCGTGTGCAGCCTCCGcgttattttgtttaacatcCATCTCTGAATGTCCGAAGAAAATATCCAGTAAACTTGAAAAAAGACCTTTCTCACATTTCACTCGCTGAATAACATGTAGGTACTCGATCTAATTACCAAATCTTCATAACAAGCATAATTTCCACGCAGCAAAACTTTGATAACTTTTTTGGGGGTCCACTTTggttaggaaaaaaattaacaaacaagaCCTCGAGAAGGCGGAGCCGTGAGATGCGAACGACGACATCTAATTAAAAATACGCCAATCAGAGCGGGCGGATGGAATGCATTCATACTCCGCGGTATGGGAGTGATCCCGGTTATATCAATTTCTGATTGACGGGTTATGAAAGTTTGGTCTGGGTAGACGAGGGAAATAATACAGAAATATGCAGTACGTCCATAAATTAGTCTCAAAAGAGACGTCGCCTCGTCGCTTGCCTTTGACTTGTATGGAAATACGATCTTCCGTTCTTTAAATGAGCGACTAATTTAttttctaactgttttaataatGTCAGCAAACTAAccattttatgattaatatagttattgatattatttataGCAGTAAtgctgttttaaatcattttcatataGTTTAAAGGAGGAAGTACTTTTTCGGAAACAAGAATTCTTTGTttggttgttttatttttcttgttttcggttttttttaaatatatatattatatattagaCATTAGCCGATGCACGGATTTATATTTTCATCTCgcattttgtatttaaacctCGCAaagttaataataataaaatttattttgttttattttgaattttgtaaatctATTTAATGCAAATCAAAATCGTTACAgttttgggttttgtttttttttttttgggggggggggtgtgaaaaCCATTTAATTTACCCGATAATTTTGAGTCATATAATATAAGcaacaattttcatacaa carries:
- the LOC128188588 gene encoding homeobox protein engrailed-1-B-like, which codes for MDVKQNNAEAAHEQIAPRCSNFSIDEILKPSFGPPKRHWLSAFSPVRNGSRTISTSGLSLDLQSNRHESAFVRLSPSDSQLSVCSSPDSNPTTSSPVATSPGSDGNEKPLWPAWVFCTRYSDRPSSGPRSRKLKKKKAPDEKRPRTAFTTDQLQRLKSEFEENRYLTEKRRLELSEELKLSESQIKIWFQNKRAKIKKSTGGNNTLALKLMSQGLYNHSTVTVSDEGES